The genome window TCGATCGCCATGTTCGCAACCGCCTCGGCGTGATCCTCTCTGGCCGTAGGCAAACCGCCGACAACCATGTAAGCGTCACCAATAGTCTTAATTTTCTCCAAACCGTGGCGATCGGCCAAGTGGTCAAAAGCCGAAAAAATATCGTTGAGCACTTCCACCACCGCCGTCGCTGAAATTCTCGACGAAAGCTCTGTAAACCCCACAATGTCGGCAAACATCACAGTTACTTCCGCAAAACTTTCGGCGATATTGTGTTCGTTGTCCTTCAAACGCAGGGCGATCGCTGCCGGCAAAACGTTTAGCAGCAGTTGCTCGGATTTAGCTTGTTCGAGTTCCAACTGCAGGTAAGCAGCCTGCAACTGTTCGGCTTGGCGAATTCTTTCTCGGGCTAGCTTTTCGATTTGGGCGGTGCGGCTCAAAGCTGTCAGCATATATGTGACCGGAATCAGAGTCCACAGCATCCCCATCGTCAGAGTTCCCCAAGAGCGCCAGTGCTTGCGAATCCGGCGAATTTCCGGCGTTGCCGACACGTACATAGACCACTGGCGGCCGCTAATTTTCAGCCGCCTTCTGCAAGCTGTATAGTTCGGGCCTGGATTGTCAAGAATCGGGCAGTTTTGCATCATGGCTAGGTCAGCAGCGGCTGATGCTGGAAGCACTTGTTGGCTCTCGGATTGGAACTGCACCGCAAATTGCTGAATTTGGCGGTCAGCAGGGAGATTTTTGAGAACCGGGTTCCCCGTTTGGGGTAACAGCGACGGTGCTTCTTGCTTGTCAGGAGCCTCGCTAACGAGATAAATAGTGAGGTAGTCGGTATTGCGTCCTTTTAAAGAGGTTTGGAAAATATCTTTGCCTCGAAATACGCCCAGAACAAATCCTTGTAGCAATTGGCGACGGGATTCCAGGGTAGTCGGTTTAGTGCTGTTTTCGTAAATCGGAACTATGGCCAAAAGACCTAGTTCCGGGGAATTGCCCTGACTTAGGCCGACGTAGTTGGTGACAATCATTTCTCCTGTATCGCGCCCTCGATCGAGCGCCGCGCGGATTTGTGGGTGGGAGGCGAGGTCAAAGCCTAATACTGTCTCGTTTCCGGCTGGTGGTTCGACGTAGAAAGCCGGGAAGTATTCGGAACGCTGGAGGGCCTTGCGGAGTTCTCCTCGCGGGCCGCGCTCTGTAATCTCGAAGCTGGGTTCTGTTTCGGTTCTAGCTTTGGTTTCGTAGTTGCGCCGCTGCGAATCGGGGACGCGGGGGGCCCAAGCCAGGAGTTGCAGGCTGGGGTGGACGGATAGGGGACGGGCGACAAACCTAGCAAAAGAGGAACGCTCGACGGCGCTGAAGGCTTTCATGTAGTCGCTGAGGGCGAGAACGCTATCTAAGTCGGAGTTGACCTGGCGTTCGATGCCGATCGAAATATCGTCAATGCGGCGGTGCATTTCGTAGTCGCGGCGCTTGTCTTCCCAGTCCCAAACCAAGGCAAATGCCAGGGCCGACAGTCCGACACCCAAAGCCAGCGTCAACCCGGCTGGAATGTAGCGAGACCAGGATAAAGGTAGTTTTTTCAGCATAATTGCCTAGCGAATAAGGGCTGCAGATTAGCACACCGCTGAGTGCGATTTGTTCCGGCCTCTGAGTGCGGTTTATTCAAAACCTTGATAACTCAAGTACCGACGGCAATTGGGAATTAAAAGTTAGATATTTAAACTTTTTGATTAATGGACGATCGCTCAGCAGGGGATTTCAATCCAGAATTCCGCTCCCTGTCCGGGCGCTGAGATGCACCGCAGGCTTCCCTTATGTTTTTCTACCACAATCTGATGGCTGATGGATAATCCTAAGCCAGTTCCAGCCCCTACGGGCTTGGTGGTGAAGAACGGGTCAAACAGCCGCTTGCGAACCTCTTCGCTCATTCCCGGGCCGCTGTCGGCGATGCAAATTACAATGCGATCGCAATCACTGAGCTGGGTTTTACTGTGGCTTTTCAACCCAGCTTTTTTCATGAGGGTACGAATCACGATCGTCCGAGGTTCCGGTTGGTTTTCTAGAGCGTCGATCGCATTGCTGATAATATTTAGAAAGACCTGGTTCAACTGACCCGCACAACAGTAAATTTTGGAGATCTTTCCGTATTCTTTAATGATTTCAATCCCGCTTTTTATACTTGCCTGATGCAATCTGTGCTGCAAAATTAACAGTGTACTGTCAATGCCTTCATGAACGTCTACCAACTTCATTTCAGATTCATCCAGTCGCGAAAAGTTCCGCAGCGACAACACAATTTTACTGATTCTTTCTACTCCTACTCTCATGGAATTTAGCATTTTTGGCAAGTCTTCCTTCAGAAAATCTAACTCTAACTCCTTAACTTTTTCAGCAATCTGAGGCCCTGGGGACGGATAGCATTCCTGGTAGAGACTTAACAGTTCAATTAAATCGTGAAAATAGTTGTAAGTATGAGAAATATTGCCGTTAATAAAAGTTGCGGGATTGTTAATTTCGTGGGCTATGCCAGCCACCATCTGACCGAGGCTAGACATTTTTTCGGATTGAACTAATTGGATTTGAGCGTTTTGTAGTTTTTCGTAGGCTTCTTGCAATTGGGCTGCTTGTTTTTTCAATTGAGATTGGGAAGCTTGGAGTGCTGCTTCAGAAATTTTACGGTTGGTAATATTTTCAATCATCCCTAATTTGTAAATAGGTTTTCCTTCGCCGTCTCGAATCAAAGTAGCTGTCACGTTTACCCAAACAATTTTACCTGTAGCGGCAATCTGGCGGATTTCGATTTGATAGCTCGTAATTTCTCCCCGATCGAGAGATTCAGCAACTTGGAGATTTTTGGGATTATCTTCGGGATGCCCAAGTTCAATAAATGTTTTGGCGAGCAATTCTGCTGCGGTATATCCCAGCATTTCGCAGTAAGTTTTATTGACTCGCACTAACTTGTTATCATCTAAATTAGCTAAGTAGATAGCGATGGGTGCATCTTCAAAAATAGTGCGAAATAGTTCCTCGCTTGCCCGGACTTTAGCTGCTAGGGAAAGCCGATCGGTGATGTCTTCAAACGTAGACAAAATGCCGACAACATTGCCGGAATTGTCGTGTAAAGGTATTTTATTTGTATCCAGGCAGCACTGGGTGCCGTCGGCTGGCATTTTGGATTCTATGATGTGATATTCTGGGGTGTTAGTTGCCATAATGCGGCGGTCGCAGGCTCGAAAAAATTCTGTTTCTTCCGGCTTCCAGGGCATATCGAAGTCGGTGAGACCGGCGATTTCACTGGGGTGATTGAAACCTGCGACTTTGGCAAAGTTTTTGTTACCTCCCAAGTAAACTAAATCTCGATCTTTCCAGGCGATTAACTGAGGGATGTTGTTGATTACCAACCACAGCATTTTTTGGGAGCTTTCCAAGGCTTCCGTGCGTTCTAGGACGCGCTTTTCAAGTTCTTGATTGGCTTGTTGCAGGGCGATTTTTGACTCGCCCAGGGCGATTTCTGCTAGCTTGCGATCGCTGATGTCGATTGTCACCCCCTCCCACAGTATATCGCCGCCCGGTTGCAGTTCGGGGCGGGCAATGCCGCGAATCCATTTCACTTTTCCCGATCCGGTTACGATCCGCCCTTCATATATCCAAGGTTTGAGAGTTGCGCCGGAAATTGCGATTGATTCTAACAGATTTTTTAGGTCTTCTGGATGCACCGTTGCCCAAATTAAATCGGAGTTTTGTTGAACTTTTTCTGGATCTAATTCGTAGAGTTCCCAACAGCCGGAACTCACATAAATGAATTCATTTGAACCGTCGGGATGCAGCAAGTATTGATAAATCATTCCCGGCACGTTGGCGGCCATTTTTTGGAATCTGGCTTCGCTTTGCCGGAGTGCTGATTCTGCAAGTTTGCGATCGCTAATGTCAATCAACAAGCCGTCCCAAATAATGTTATCTTTTTCGCCCATTTCTGGCCGGGAAGCCCCGCTAACCCACTTAATCCGATCGCCCGGAAAAACAAATCTGCCTTCCCACCGCCAAGGCTCTAAAGTTTTAGCTGAGATAGCAACTGATTCCTGGAAGCTTGGCGCATCGTCTGGATGAATAATTTCGATCGCGGGAATAGCTGAATTTTGGAGTACATCTGGTTCTAATTCCCAGAGTTCGCGGCAGCCGGAACTGACGTAGGGGAATGACATAGTGCCGTCTGCTGCTAACTGAAATTGATAAATCATTCCCGGAACGTTGGCGGCTAGTTTTTGAAACCTCGCTTCGCTTTGCCGTAGTGCTGTTTCTGCTTCTACGCGATCGGTAATATCGTAAAATGCCGATAAAATTGCTGCTTCGCCGTTAAAATTAATCGAGCGCATCGACATTTTTACCCAAAAAAAACTGCCATTTGCTTTCTTGAGGCAGATTTCTTTGCTGTCGCTAAAGCCGTTTTGTTTGACTAATTCTAGCAATTGACATCGATCGTTGATGTTGGCATAAAAATCAATCTTTTTACCCCCAATAAGTTGTTCGCAACTCAACCCTAAACTTTCACCGAGAGCAGGATTTGCATACAAGATCAGGCTATCTTCTAGGCGCGTAATTAACAGGGGAACGGGAGTAGTGCGGGCAATTACGCGCAATCTTTCTTCGCTTTCTTCCCTGGCTGTTTCGGCTGCTACTCTTTTGCTAATATCGTTCTGAACTCCGATAAAATGAGTTAATTTCCCCTCATTGTCTAGGATGGGGGAAACCATTAATTCGTTCCAAAAAGGAGTTTTGTCTTTGCGATAATTTTTGAGAACTACCTGAATTTCCGTTCCCGATCGTAAACTGCTGCGAAGTTTGTCTAATTCGGCCCGATCGGTATCGGGGCCCTGCAAAAATCGGCAGTTGCGTCCAATAACTTCTTCGGCACTGTAACCGGTCAGTTTCTCAAAAGCAGGATTGCAGTAGATAATAGGTGTGTCAGGCTGGCGAGCATCGGCGATGAGGATGCTGTTGCTCGACGCTGCGATCGCCCGCTCTAGGAGAGACAGGTTGAAAGAGTCTGTTGTCATCTGTAGCAATATCCAAACTCCTTGGGAGCGGACAGAACAATAAAAAAATATAAATAGCTTGAGCCATTCTTATTCTATAATTTTATTTTTAATTTAGCCTTGTTAACCAAGCCAGCAGCCCAAAACAGCCGGCGGGGGAAACGACTAATACCATTTTAGATTTTAGATTTTAGATTGGCAATGACTGATTCCATTATGGTTTGGGGCAGGCGCATACAGTTGCCTTCTGGTTTGAAAGTAGTACAACCGAAGGTATTAGGCACTTATCCAGAAAACAGAAGGTGAAAATACCGAAGGCCCAAAGAAAACAGAAGATGAGAAGGAGTCAATCGATTGCGCGATTTTAGATTTGAGATTTTAGATTGACTTGCGCGAGATAAATGCTCTTTCTTGAGGATTTTCGATTTTCGATTTGGGATTGATTCCACGGATAAATCACGTGGCGGGTACCACCTTTGAAATTCTTGGTCAATCGATTGCGCGATTTTAGATTTGAGATTTTAGATTGACTTGCGCGAGATAAATGCTCTTTCTTGAGGATTTTCGATTTTCGATTTGGGATTGATTCCACGGATAAATCACGTGGCGGGTACCACCTTTGAAATTCTTGGTCAGAAGACAGAATTGAGAATTGAGAATTCAGAATACCCCATGCGCCAAGTTAGGGGTAACGGTAACGGAAAGAATTTTTTCTGCTCCACGATTAAACTGGGGGGCTTTAAACCTCGATTCTCCATCCAGTTGCACAGAATCCATTCTGCATTCTGGCTCCTGAATCATCAATTATTCTTCGGTAAAAATACTCATATGTTGAACTTTTTTTCTTCTCCTTCTATCCGGTTCATCAACCCTTTTAAATTGACAAGTTAATGCAAGAACCCTGAGCAGTTTTGCTTACTTCAATCCTGGCTTGAAAAACTTCTTTCAGGTGGGGCATATGGGTAACGGTGAGAATGCAGGCGAAGTCGGAGGCGATCGCATTAATTGCAGCAATCAGCCGATCGCACCCTTCAGCATCCTGAGTCCCGAATCCCTCATCAATAATCAACATTTGCAAAGCGGTGCCCGCCCGCTGAGACAGGAGTCTCGCCAGCGCCAGCCGAATCGCAAAATTAATCCGAAAAGCTTCACCGCCAGAGTAAGTTTCGTAGGCGCGAGTACCGCGAGCATCAGCAATTAAAATGTCTAAAGTGTCAATCAATTTAGTGGCTTTTTTAGAAGCAGCAGCCCGCTGAGTAATAAATTGAACGTGCAATTGATTCGCGCTCAATCTCGACAATATCTGATTGGTTTCAGCTTCGAGTTGAGGCAAAACATTTTCAATCATTAAAGCTTGAATGCCGTTTTTACCAAAGGCTTGACCCAACTCTTGATAAACTCGCTGCTGGCGTTTGGCAACTTGCATTT of Oscillatoria nigro-viridis PCC 7112 contains these proteins:
- a CDS encoding adenylate/guanylate cyclase domain-containing protein, translated to MLKKLPLSWSRYIPAGLTLALGVGLSALAFALVWDWEDKRRDYEMHRRIDDISIGIERQVNSDLDSVLALSDYMKAFSAVERSSFARFVARPLSVHPSLQLLAWAPRVPDSQRRNYETKARTETEPSFEITERGPRGELRKALQRSEYFPAFYVEPPAGNETVLGFDLASHPQIRAALDRGRDTGEMIVTNYVGLSQGNSPELGLLAIVPIYENSTKPTTLESRRQLLQGFVLGVFRGKDIFQTSLKGRNTDYLTIYLVSEAPDKQEAPSLLPQTGNPVLKNLPADRQIQQFAVQFQSESQQVLPASAAADLAMMQNCPILDNPGPNYTACRRRLKISGRQWSMYVSATPEIRRIRKHWRSWGTLTMGMLWTLIPVTYMLTALSRTAQIEKLARERIRQAEQLQAAYLQLELEQAKSEQLLLNVLPAAIALRLKDNEHNIAESFAEVTVMFADIVGFTELSSRISATAVVEVLNDIFSAFDHLADRHGLEKIKTIGDAYMVVGGLPTAREDHAEAVANMAIDMLHEIRLLSLEHSEPFSIRIGISSGPVVAGVIGLKKFIYDLWGDTVNIASRMESHGITGCIQVTAETYEILKDKYTFQKRGAIQVKGKGYMVTYLLTGKKIIDPAQTRIQASESPID
- a CDS encoding PAS domain-containing sensor histidine kinase; translation: MTTDSFNLSLLERAIAASSNSILIADARQPDTPIIYCNPAFEKLTGYSAEEVIGRNCRFLQGPDTDRAELDKLRSSLRSGTEIQVVLKNYRKDKTPFWNELMVSPILDNEGKLTHFIGVQNDISKRVAAETAREESEERLRVIARTTPVPLLITRLEDSLILYANPALGESLGLSCEQLIGGKKIDFYANINDRCQLLELVKQNGFSDSKEICLKKANGSFFWVKMSMRSINFNGEAAILSAFYDITDRVEAETALRQSEARFQKLAANVPGMIYQFQLAADGTMSFPYVSSGCRELWELEPDVLQNSAIPAIEIIHPDDAPSFQESVAISAKTLEPWRWEGRFVFPGDRIKWVSGASRPEMGEKDNIIWDGLLIDISDRKLAESALRQSEARFQKMAANVPGMIYQYLLHPDGSNEFIYVSSGCWELYELDPEKVQQNSDLIWATVHPEDLKNLLESIAISGATLKPWIYEGRIVTGSGKVKWIRGIARPELQPGGDILWEGVTIDISDRKLAEIALGESKIALQQANQELEKRVLERTEALESSQKMLWLVINNIPQLIAWKDRDLVYLGGNKNFAKVAGFNHPSEIAGLTDFDMPWKPEETEFFRACDRRIMATNTPEYHIIESKMPADGTQCCLDTNKIPLHDNSGNVVGILSTFEDITDRLSLAAKVRASEELFRTIFEDAPIAIYLANLDDNKLVRVNKTYCEMLGYTAAELLAKTFIELGHPEDNPKNLQVAESLDRGEITSYQIEIRQIAATGKIVWVNVTATLIRDGEGKPIYKLGMIENITNRKISEAALQASQSQLKKQAAQLQEAYEKLQNAQIQLVQSEKMSSLGQMVAGIAHEINNPATFINGNISHTYNYFHDLIELLSLYQECYPSPGPQIAEKVKELELDFLKEDLPKMLNSMRVGVERISKIVLSLRNFSRLDESEMKLVDVHEGIDSTLLILQHRLHQASIKSGIEIIKEYGKISKIYCCAGQLNQVFLNIISNAIDALENQPEPRTIVIRTLMKKAGLKSHSKTQLSDCDRIVICIADSGPGMSEEVRKRLFDPFFTTKPVGAGTGLGLSISHQIVVEKHKGSLRCISAPGQGAEFWIEIPC